The nucleotide window CGAATTATCTAAGCAAACGGGGCGAATtaaaggtggaggaggaagaggaaccaATCAAAGCCTGAGGGAGAGGTCGAGCTCCTCGGCGCGCTCGACGCCGTAGCTGGAGTCAGACGACTTCTTGTTGCTTGGCGGGGCAGGCGCGGGAGCGGCATCAGCAGCAGAAGCCTTCTGCTCGTCCATCCTTGTTGCACTCTTATGTTCAACGACGACGACTGCGGTACCCGCGGTGCCTTGGGGCCTTGCGAGGGCATCGCGAGCGCCCATAGCAGCGGCGTCCCGGGCGGCCGCCCCGT belongs to Miscanthus floridulus cultivar M001 chromosome 4, ASM1932011v1, whole genome shotgun sequence and includes:
- the LOC136551824 gene encoding uncharacterized protein, whose translation is MEQELNLELTLFHPSVSPEPPGYFICMYCDRKFFSSQALGGDQNAHKYERSLAKRRREIAAALRPHGAAARDAAAMGARDALARPQGTAGTAVVVVEHKSATRMDEQKASAADAAPAPAPPSNKKSSDSSYGVERAEELDLSLRL